In Camelina sativa cultivar DH55 chromosome 16, Cs, whole genome shotgun sequence, a single window of DNA contains:
- the LOC104750764 gene encoding uncharacterized protein LOC104750764 has protein sequence MNETREQRAKPVPVAAAVDQTEIVKTRMKYEKLSEKIVSWEDKKRKKGKRKLHRTERGVEKTKLKAIERFRDDNERIEMIVASARAHAYESRVKEELKVREKANLMRATGKNPSTCL, from the exons ATGAATGAAACAAGGGAGCAACGAGCAAAACCTGTACCTGTGGCAGCTGCAGTGGATCAAACAGAGATAGTAAAAACAAGAATgaa GTATGAGAAGCTAAGCGAGAAGATTGTCTCATGGGAagataagaagaggaaaaagggAAAGAGAAAGCTTCACAGAACAGAG AGAGGGGTagaaaaaacaaagttgaaGGCGATAGAGAGATTCAGAGATGACAATGAACGCATTGAGATGATCGTTGCAAGTGCAAGAGCACATGCCTATGAGAGTCGAGTGAAAGAAGAGTTGAAGGTTAGGGAGAAAGCAAACCTCATGAGAGCAACTGGAAAGAACCCCTCTACATGTCTCTGA
- the LOC104750765 gene encoding E3 ubiquitin-protein ligase RNF182-like, with the protein MWSFASNVIGSMGLKKSPNDPAQASSQCSDDEVSNVSRDEEGLECPICWESFNIVENVPYVLWCGHTLCQNCVFGLQSAVLRLSSQDIRIPFFVSCPWCQLLSFRIVYTGNLKFPRKNFFLLWMVESLNGDRTSQGSLLSDNHQSVLTPRCSSMSLGNQSSNNSLIATPLLRNQSTERLPHHDHSSQPSRQHFSFHKSLDFFISFTSKFPFVIIFLLIVFFAIPGSLIILALYFLLTILFAVPAGLVLYFAYPILERLVNEITSS; encoded by the coding sequence atgtgGAGCTTTGCGTCGAATGTTATTGGGAGTATGGGGCTTAAAAAGTCTCCTAACGATCCAGCTCAGGCCTCCTCACAATGCTCGGATGACGAGGTTTCGAATGTTAGCAGGGATGAAGAAGGGTTAGAATGCCCTATTTGTTGGGAATCTTTCAACATTGTTGAGAATGTTCCTTATGTGTTATGGTGTGGTCATACTCTTTGCCAGAATTGTGTGTTTGGGCTTCAGTCTGCTGTCTTGAGACTTTCGAGTCAAGATATCAGGATTCCATTCTTCGTTTCGTGCCCGTGGTGTCAGTTGCTGTCATTCAGGATCGTCTACACGGGCAATCTTAAGTTCCCTCGGAAAAATTTCTTCCTTCTCTGGATGGTTGAGAGTCTGAATGGTGACAGGACAAGTCAAGGTTCCTTGCTCAGCGATAACCACCAATCTGTTTTGACTCCGAGGTGTAGTAGCATGTCACTGGGAAACcaaagcagcaacaacagtTTGATTGCGACGCCTTTATTGCGTAACCAGTCTACAGAACGTTTGCCACATCATGACCATAGTAGCCAGCCAAGCAGACAACACTTCTCTTTTCACAAATCTCTtgatttcttcatctctttcacTTCCAAGTTTCCATTTGTGATAATCTTCCTTCTAATCGTATTCTTTGCTATACCTGGTAGCCTCATCATTCTTGCCCTTTACTTCCTCCTTACAATACTTTTCGCTGTTCCAGCTGGTCTGGTACTATATTTTGCTTACCCTATTCTAGAAAGGTTGGTAAATGAAATAACATCATCATGA
- the LOC104750766 gene encoding protein GDAP2 homolog gives MMYQAIPTATTPRGGTPTESGDYVVTLDQIPRWSDVEQRSEGETGDPANSNPRYANPLASSSEAGSSGNGMVSKFPVDHEINSRIYLWRGEPWNLEVDAVVNSTNETLDEAHSSPGLHVAAGPGLAEQCATLGGCRTGMAKVTNAYDLPARRVIHTVGPKYAVKYHTAAENALSHCYRSCLELLIDGGLQSIAMGCIYTEAKNYPREPAAHVAIRTVRRFLEKQKDKISAVVFCTTTSSDTEIYKRLLPLYFPRDEHEEEVAISKLPADVGDENGETVIDERKIRIQALPNKPSPRSFPTPLERPTTDLTLLRRNSNHLDSYLDPAFMSLIKDPDERRKEQWEKTAQAQSGFNFVKLLGFGDLGGPPLSAAEEYSLHSRYLAKANSLNLSEIAEMKIVYRGGVDTEGHPVMVVVGAHFLLRCLDLERFVLYVIKEFEPVIQKPYSIVYFHSAASLQVQPDLGWMKRLEQILGRKHQRNLQAIYVLHPTFHLKATILAMQVFVDNVVWKKVVYADRLLQLFRYVPREQLTIPDFVFQHDLEVNGGKGLIVDPRTKYVYQRP, from the exons ATGATGTATCAGGCCATTCCCACGGCGACAACACCTCGTGGAGGAACTCCAACAGAGAGTGGTGATTACGTTGTGACTTTGGATCAAATCCCACGGTGGAGTGATGTTGAACAGAGGTCGGAGGGTGAAACAGGAGATCCAGCAAATTCTAATCCGCGTTACGCAAAtcctttggcttcttcttctgaagcaGGAAGTAGTGGGAATGGGATGGTATCTAAGTTTCCTGTTGATCACGAGATAAATTCAAGAATTTACCTGTGGAGAGGAGAACCGTGGAACCTTGAGGTTGATGCTGTTGTGAATTCGACAAATGAG ACCTTGGATGAGGCACATAGCAGTCCTGGTCTACATGTGGCTGCTGGACCTGGCCTTGCAGAACAATGTGCTACGTTG GGTGGATGCAGGACAGGAATGGCAAAAGTAACAAATGCCTATGATCTACCAGCGAG GAGGGTTATCCATACAGTAGGACCCAAGTATGCAGTAAAGTATCATACAGCTGCTGAGAATGCTCTAAGTCACTGCTATAGATCTtgtctggagcttctcatagatGGTGGGCTTCAAAG TATCGCTATGGGCTGTATATACACAGAAGCCAAAAACTATCCACGTGAACCAGCTGCTCATGTTGCCATAA GAACTGTACGCCGCTTTCTAGAGAAGCAAAAGGATAAAATTAGTGCTGTTGTTTTCTGCACCACCACATCCTCGGATACGGAGATATACAAAAG ATTACTTCCACTTTACTTTCCTCGGGATGAACATGAGGAAGAGGTTGCCATCTCAAAGCTCCCGGCTGATGTTGGCGATGAAAATGGTGAGACGGTTATAGACGAACGTAAAATCAGAATACAGGCGCTGCCAAATAAACCTTCACCCAGATCTTTTCCAACTCCACTAGAGCGCCCTACTACTGATCTTACTTTGTTACGCAG GAACTCGAATCATCTTGATTCGTATTTGGATCCGGCCTTTATGTCCTTGATTAAAGATCCAGATGAAAGGCGCAAAGAACAATGGGAGAAGACTGCACAAGCACAAAGTGGAttcaattttgttaaattacTAGGATTTGGTGATCTAGGAGGACCCCCTCTGTCTGCTGCAGAGGAATACTCACTTCATTCACGATACCTAGCGAAAGCTAATTCTCTCAACCTTTCTGAAATTGCAGAGATGAAAATTGT CTACCGTGGTGGTGTTGACACCGAGGGTCATCCAGTAATGGTTGTTGTAGGAGCTCACTTTTTGCTGCGATGTCTTGATCTGGAGCGTTTTGTGCTTTATGTTATAAAG GAATTTGAACCAGTGATACAAAAGCCTTACTCGATTGTCTATTTCCATTCCGCAGCATCTTTACAAGT CCAACCAGATTTAGGATGGATGAAAAGATTAGAACAAATACTTGGTCGCAAACACCAACGTAACCTTCAG GCGATCTACGTTCTTCATCCAACTTTCCACTTGAAGGCTACAATCTTAGCTATGCAAGTGTTTGTTGATAATGTG GTCTGGAAGAAAGTAGTATATGCAGACCGACTTCTGCAACTGTTCAGATATGTTCCTCGTGAGCAGCTAACAATCCCAGACTTTGTTTTCCA GCATGATCTTGAAGTTAACGGAGGAAAAGGTCTAATAGTTGATCCAAGAACAAAATACGTCTATCAACGGCCATGA
- the LOC104750768 gene encoding putative pentatricopeptide repeat-containing protein At1g69350, mitochondrial, which yields MTQYMPLFRSCSNLRSVSQLHAHLLVTGRLRRDPLPVTKLIESYGFMGSPDSSRLVFEAFPYPDSFMYGVLIKCNVWCHLLDAAIDLYHRLVLEKTQISKFVFPSVLRACAGSKEHLGVGKKVHGRIIKSGVDDDAVIETSLLCMYGQTGNLSDAENVFDGMPVRDLVAWSTLVSSCLENGEVEEALRMFKCMVDDGVEPDAVTMISIVEGCAELGCLRIARSVHGQITRKMFDFNEMLCNSLLTMYSKCGDLFSSERIFEKIVKKNAVSWTAMISSYNRGKFSEKALRSFSEMLKSGVEPNLITLYSVLSSCGLVGLIREGKSVHGFVVRRELDPKYESLSPALVELYAGCGRLSNCETVLRMVGDKNIVSWNSLISLYTHKGMLIKALCLFRQMVTRGIKPDSFTLASTISACENTGLVPLGKQIHGHVIRTDVSNEFVQNSVIDMYSKSGFVNSACMVFDQINHKSVVTWNSMLCGFSQNGSSLEAINLFDYMYRNCLEMNEVTFLAVIQACSSIGSLDKGKWVHHKLILCGLKDLFTDTALIDMYAKCGDLNAAETVFRAMSSRSIVSWSSMINAYGMHGRIGSAISTFNQMVGSGTKPNEVVFMNILSACGHSGSVEEGRCYFNLMKTFGILPNSEHFACFIDLLSRSGELEEAYRTIKDMPFLADASVWGSLVNGCRIHQRMDIVKAIKNDLSDIVTDDTGYYTLLSNVYGEEGEWEEFKRMRRAMKSLNLKKVPGYSAIEIDKKVFRFGAGEEPCFQTEEVYKFLGSLQNITLDADYLQNMS from the coding sequence ATGACGCAGTACATGCCATTGTTTAGATCATGTTCGAACTTGAGATCAGTAAGTCAGCTTCATGCTCATCTCCTCGTCACTGGTCGTCTCCGTCGTGACCCTCTTCCGGTGACAAAGCTCATAGAATCATACGGTTTCATGGGTTCTCCAGACTCGTCTAGGCTAGTCTTCGAAGCTTTTCCTTACCCTGATTCGTTCATGTATGGCGTTCTCATAAAATGCAACGTTTGGTGTCATTTACTCGACGCCGCCATTGATTTGTACCATAGGTTGGTTTTGGAGAAGACCCAGATAAGCAAGTTCGTGTTTCCTTCTGTTTTGAGAGCTTGTGCGGGTTCTAAGGAGCATCTGGGTGTTGGTAAGAAAGTTCACGGGAGGATTATCAAGAGCGGTGTAGACGACGACGCTGTGATAGAGACGTCTCTGTTGTGTATGTATGGCCAAACGGGGAATTTAAGTGATGCAGAGAACGTGTTCGATGGAATGCCTGTGAGGGATCTTGTGGCTTGGAGTACTCTTGTTTCTAGCTGTCTTGAGAATGGCGAGGTAGAAGAAGCATTGAGGATGTTTAAATGCATGGTTGATGATGGTGTTGAGCCTGATGCTGTGACGATGATCAGCATTGTAGAAGGATGCGCTGAGCTTGGATGTTTGAGGATCGCTAGATCAGTTCATGGCCAGATAACGagaaaaatgtttgattttaatgAAATGCTTTGCAATTCTCTGCTTACAATGTACAGTAAGTGCGGGGATTTGTTTAGTTCGGAGAGAATCTTTGAAAAGATTGTCAAGAAGAATGCTGTTTCGTGGACTGCAATGATTTCTAGTTACAACCGAGGCAAGTTCTCTGAAAAGGCATTGAGAAGTTTCAGTGAGATGTTGAAGTCTGGAGTTGAGCCGAATTTGATTACCCTTTACAGCGTTTTGAGCTCTTGTGGATTGGTTGGGTTGATTAGAGAAGGTAAGTCGGTGCATGGTTTTGTAGTTAGACGAGAGCTGGATCCGAAGTATGAGTCGCTTTCTCCGGCCTTAGTTGAACTGTACGCTGGATGCGGGAGACTAAGCAACTGTGAGACAGTTTTACGTATGGTTGGTGATAAAAATATTGTGTCATGGAACTCGCTTATATCCCTATATACACACAAAGGTATGTTGATTAAGGCATTGTGCTTGTTCAGACAGATGGTGACACGGGGAATAAAACCTGATTCGTTCACTTTGGCAAGCACAATCTCTGCATGCGAGAATACTGGTTTAGTTCCGCTAGGGAAACAGATTCATGGACATGTTATAAGGACTGATGTTTCGAATGAGTTTGTGCAGAACTCGGTGATAGACATGTACTCTAAAAGTGGATTCGTAAATTCAGCATGCATGGTATTTGATCAAATAAACCATAAGAGCGTTGTGACATGGAACTCAATGCTCTGCGGGTTTTCACAGAATGGTAGCTCCTTGGAGGCAATTAACCTCTTTGACTATATGTATCGTAACTGTCTAGAGATGAATGAAGTTACATTTTTGGCGGTCATTCAAGCGTGCTCAAGCATAGGTTCACTGGATAAAGGGAAATGGGTTCATCACAAGCTCATTCTTTGCGGTTTAAAGGATCTTTTCACTGATACAGCTCTAATCGACATGTATGCCAAATGTGGAGATCTCAACGCAGCTGAAACAGTCTTCAGGGCCATGTCGAGTAGGAGTATCGTGTCATGGAGTAGTATGATTAATGCCTATGGAATGCACGGACGGATAGGATCAGCCATATCTACATTCAATCAAATGGTAGGATCGGGAACGAAACCTAACGAAGTTGTCTTCATGAACATTCTCTCTGCTTGTGGTCACTCTGGTTCCGTTGAAGAAGGGAGATGCTACTTTAACTTAATGAAAACTTTTGGCATCTTACCAAACTCGGAGCATTTCGCCTGTTTCATCGACCTGTTGAGCCGTTCTGGTGAACTCGAAGAAGCATATAGAACCATCAAGGATATGCCTTTCTTAGCTGATGCTAGCGTTTGGGGTTCTCTGGTCAATGGATGCAGAATCCATCAGAGAATGGATATCGTCAAAGCCATAAAAAATGACCTTTCTGATATTGTTACTGACGATACAGGATATTATACTCTCTTGTCCAATGTATATGGTGAAGAAGGGGAATGGGAAGAATTCAAGAGAATGAGAAGGGCTATGAAGAGTTTGAATCTCAAGAAAGTTCCTGGGTACAGCGCGATTGAGATTGATAAGAAAGTTTTCAGATTTGGAGCTGGGGAAGAACCCTGTTTCCAAACAGAGGAAGTTTACAAGTTTCTTGGGAGTCTCCAGAATATAACTCTTGATGCAGACTATTTACAGAACATGTCATAG
- the LOC104750769 gene encoding uncharacterized protein LOC104750769 isoform X2: MGETVHCESFLPSSSMRRDLTQDSNTSCTFSMFHHARDPKNNLPYGGHHFHHNARASATDSSSSSYSDFLKHTMLQHEAVFKNQVCELHRLYRTQKSLMDEVIKGKTFIDLMTFSERTPESAIKRELPGFLLGSDEGSSSLVCNAPGLKDGEEVLDIRPVKVRRTVIDLQLPPHEHSKTEEDDEVEEKLFFERGSASHHLNDSSGSSLFMKNRNGLADLNEPLQCQESVPVSSSSRDLYSSLYGRNIANVQGQSLDKNTSQNGWMVLEAGHGKSVPRDKLCVPSHSVQGLSNSACQPLGYPSTDQRKLSGERASFEWEARQRNPEVSYDSYVESSVASNAPSLNHGYHPESVRPWSHWISSWENRSSSSVQKPVPLQTSPVFNFNTQPRADASSEMRSRDFDQVFSSGSKETAFNFPSGNSNYLNNGPKGDVTNGSFSEALKHRSLDNPQGPKNQECFAGLPWIKPKPQNNNGMTNGGLDLNVSANHQFMDGCDVGDSLDNVYPHNGGLRSVSCSNGANLGHVKTAESQSSRKIFGVPIPQKHSICEEHPFLIPSSASITNQPKKVNTLVKRNLDTNLPCEASVSEAVIVDNEKGKKAATYRQHIDLNFCANEDEDSSLCSTPRVETKATTLIDLEAPPNLESEEEGEKIPEKRSEDTWVSEAGDSVDEFSKAAAEAIVTISLSHHWPNTDEAASSSTDAVAKDPLSWFVNTIASCGNDLEKKIACLEARDCEGCREECSSGEFDYFETMTLNLPQTKEEDYMPKPLVPEYLKFDETGCMGITANRPRRGQARRGRPRRDFQRDILPGLASLSRLEVTEDLHMFEGLMKATCYNWNSGVARRSSNRGGSSRGRKRLVSNIDRAPVCSSLAQPVNNNSVQMVGLEDRSLTGWGTATRRPRRQRCPASTPPTVILT, translated from the exons ATGGGAGAAACAGTTCATTGTGAAAGCTTCTTACCCTCCTCCTCAATGAGGAGGGATTTAACTCAAGATTCAAACACTTCTTGTACCTTTTCTATGTTCCATCATGCTCGAGACCCAAAAAACAACTTGCCTTATGGTGGCCACCATTTTCATCATAATGCCAGAGCTTCTGCtacagattcttcttcttcttcttactctgaTTTTTTGAAACACACCATGCTTCAACACGAAGCCGTCTTCAAGAATCAG gTTTGTGAGCTTCATCGTTTGTATAGAACACAGAAGAGTTTGATGGATGAAGTAATAAAGGGAAAGACTTTTATTGATCTTATGACTTTTTCTGAGCGTACACCGGAAAGTGCCATTAAACGAGAGCTACCTGGGTTTCTTTTGGGGAGTGATGAAGGTAGCAGCTCTCTAGTTTGCAATGCTCCTGGTTTAAAGGACGGGGAGGAGGTGTTAGACATTAGGCCTGTCAAGGTTAGAAGAACAGTGATTGATCTTCAACTCCCTCCTCACGAGCATtccaaaacagaagaagatgacgaagtTGAAGAAAAGCTCTTCTTCGAACGAGGGAGTGCTTCTCATCATCTCAACGACTCTTCTGGATCTTCTTTGTTTATGAAGAATCGAAATGGGTTAGCTGACTTGAACGAGCCACTCCAGTGCCAAGAATCAGTAcccgtctcttcttcttccaggGACTTGTATTCTTCTCTTTATGGAAGAAACATTGCAAATGTTCAGGGCCAGTCGTTGGATAAAAATACAAGTCAAAATGGTTGGATGGTTCTTGAAGCAG GTCATGGCAAAAGCGTTCCACGAGACAAGTTATGTGTGCCTTCCCATTCCGTACAAGGTCTTTCAAACAGTGCATGCCAACCTCTGGGATATCCTTCAACTGATCAGCGGAAGTTGTCGGGCGAAAGAGCATCTTTTGAATGGGAAGCTCGTCAGAGGAATCCTGAAGTTTCCTATGATAGCTATGTGGAATCAAGTGTGGCATCAAATGCTCCAAGCTTGAATCATGGCTACCACCCTGAATCTGTCAGACCTTGGAGCCATTGGATTTCATCATGGGAGAACCGAAGTAGCAGTTCAGTTCAGAAGCCCGTGCCACTTCAGACGAGTCCAGTCTTCAATTTTAATACACAACCAAGAGCAGATGCGAGTTCTGAGATGAGAAGCCGTGATTTTGACCAAGTCTTTTCTTCAGGGTCGAAGGAAACTGCCTTTAATTTTCCATCAGGAAACTCTAACTATCTTAACAACGGCCCAAAAGGGGATGTTACAAATGGTTCTTTCAGTGAGGCTTTGAAGCATCGGAGTCTTGACAACCCTCAAGGACCAAAAAACCAGGAGTGCTTTGCTGGGTTGCCCTGGATAAAACCTAAGCCCCAAAACAATAATGGAATGACCAATGGTGGTTTGGATTTGAATGTGTCTGCAAATC ATCAATTCATGGATGGATGTGATGTGGGTGACAGCTTAGATAATGTATATCCTCACAATGGTGGTTTGAGGTCTGTTTCATGTTCTAATGGCGCCAACTTGGGACATGTTAAAACGGCCGAGTCACAGAGTAGTAGAAAGATATTTGGTGTCCCGATCCCTCAGAAGCATTCTATTTGTGAGGAGCACCCTTTCCTTATTCCTTCTTCTGCCTCTATCACTAATCAACCCAAGAAAGTTAACACCTTGGTGAAGAGAAACCTCGATACCAACCTGCCATGTGAAGCCTCAGTTTCTGAAGCTGTCATCGTGGACaatgaaaaaggtaaaaaagctGCCACTTACAGGCAGCATATTGACTTGAATTTCTGTGCTAACGAGGATGAAGATTCCAGCTTGTGTTCTACTCCAAGAGTGGAAACAAAAGCAACTACTTTGATAGATTTGGAAGCTCCCCCGAATcttgagagtgaagaagaaggggaGAAAATTCCAGAGAAGAGAAGTGAAGACACTTGGGTATCTGAAGCTGGAGATTCAGTAGATGAATTTAGTAAGGCAGCTGCAGAAGCTATAGTCACCATCTCACTGTCTCACCATTGGCCCAATACTGATGAAGCTGCTTCCTCTTCGACCGATGCAGTTGCCAAGGACCCGCTCTCTTGGTTTGTGAACACAATAGCTTCTTGTGGAAATGATTTAGAGAAAAAGATTGCTTGTTTGGAAGCCAGAGATTGTGAAGGCTGCCGTGAAGAATGTTCTTCAGGGGAGTTTGATTATTTCGAGACAATGACTCTGAACTTACCCCagaccaaagaagaagactacATGCCAAAGCCTTTGGTCCCAGAATATCTAAAATTCGATGAGACCGGTTGTATGGGTATCACAGCTAACCGGCCAAGAAGAGGACAAGCAAGACGGGGAAGACCAAGGCGGGATTTCCAAAGGGATATTCTCCCAGGGCTTGCTTCTCTGTCCAGGCTTGAAGTAACCGAAGATCTTCATATGTTTGAGGGACTTATGAAAGCCACATGCTACAACTGGAACTCAGGAGTGGCCCGAAGGAGCTCAAACCGAGGTGGATCTAGCCGAGGAAGAAAACGACTGGTCAGCAACATTGACAGAGCTCCGGTTTGCTCGTCTTTGGCACAGCCAGTTAATAACAACAGTGTACAAATGGTGGGATTGGAAGATAGGAGCCTTACTGGATGGGGAACTGCAACTCGAAGGCCAAGAAGACAAAGATGCCCAGCAAGTACTCCCCCAACTGTGATCTTGACGTAA
- the LOC104750769 gene encoding uncharacterized protein LOC104750769 isoform X1 — protein MGETVHCESFLPSSSMRRDLTQDSNTSCTFSMFHHARDPKNNLPYGGHHFHHNARASATDSSSSSYSDFLKHTMLQHEAVFKNQVCELHRLYRTQKSLMDEVIKGKTFIDLMTFSERTPESAIKRELPGFLLGSDEGSSSLVCNAPGLKDGEEVLDIRPVKVRRTVIDLQLPPHEHSKTEEDDEVEEKLFFERGSASHHLNDSSGSSLFMKNRNGLADLNEPLQCQESVPVSSSSRDLYSSLYGRNIANVQGQSLDKNTSQNGWMVLEAGHGKSVPRDKLCVPSHSVQGLSNSACQPLGYPSTDQRKLSGERASFEWEARQRNPEVSYDSYVESSVASNAPSLNHGYHPESVRPWSHWISSWENRSSSSVQKPVPLQTSPVFNFNTQPRADASSEMRSRDFDQVFSSGSKETAFNFPSGNSNYLNNGPKGDVTNGSFSEALKHRSLDNPQGPKNQECFAGLPWIKPKPQNNNGMTNGGLDLNVSANQFMDGCDVGDSLDNVYPHNGGLRSVSCSNGANLGHVKTAESQSSRKIFGVPIPQKHSICEEHPFLIPSSASITNQPKKVNTLVKRNLDTNLPCEASVSEAVIVDNEKGKKAATYRQHIDLNFCANEDEDSSLCSTPRVETKATTLIDLEAPPNLESEEEGEKIPEKRSEDTWVSEAGDSVDEFSKAAAEAIVTISLSHHWPNTDEAASSSTDAVAKDPLSWFVNTIASCGNDLEKKIACLEARDCEGCREECSSGEFDYFETMTLNLPQTKEEDYMPKPLVPEYLKFDETGCMGITANRPRRGQARRGRPRRDFQRDILPGLASLSRLEVTEDLHMFEGLMKATCYNWNSGVARRSSNRGGSSRGRKRLVSNIDRAPVCSSLAQPVNNNSVQMVGLEDRSLTGWGTATRRPRRQRCPASTPPTVILT, from the exons ATGGGAGAAACAGTTCATTGTGAAAGCTTCTTACCCTCCTCCTCAATGAGGAGGGATTTAACTCAAGATTCAAACACTTCTTGTACCTTTTCTATGTTCCATCATGCTCGAGACCCAAAAAACAACTTGCCTTATGGTGGCCACCATTTTCATCATAATGCCAGAGCTTCTGCtacagattcttcttcttcttcttactctgaTTTTTTGAAACACACCATGCTTCAACACGAAGCCGTCTTCAAGAATCAG gTTTGTGAGCTTCATCGTTTGTATAGAACACAGAAGAGTTTGATGGATGAAGTAATAAAGGGAAAGACTTTTATTGATCTTATGACTTTTTCTGAGCGTACACCGGAAAGTGCCATTAAACGAGAGCTACCTGGGTTTCTTTTGGGGAGTGATGAAGGTAGCAGCTCTCTAGTTTGCAATGCTCCTGGTTTAAAGGACGGGGAGGAGGTGTTAGACATTAGGCCTGTCAAGGTTAGAAGAACAGTGATTGATCTTCAACTCCCTCCTCACGAGCATtccaaaacagaagaagatgacgaagtTGAAGAAAAGCTCTTCTTCGAACGAGGGAGTGCTTCTCATCATCTCAACGACTCTTCTGGATCTTCTTTGTTTATGAAGAATCGAAATGGGTTAGCTGACTTGAACGAGCCACTCCAGTGCCAAGAATCAGTAcccgtctcttcttcttccaggGACTTGTATTCTTCTCTTTATGGAAGAAACATTGCAAATGTTCAGGGCCAGTCGTTGGATAAAAATACAAGTCAAAATGGTTGGATGGTTCTTGAAGCAG GTCATGGCAAAAGCGTTCCACGAGACAAGTTATGTGTGCCTTCCCATTCCGTACAAGGTCTTTCAAACAGTGCATGCCAACCTCTGGGATATCCTTCAACTGATCAGCGGAAGTTGTCGGGCGAAAGAGCATCTTTTGAATGGGAAGCTCGTCAGAGGAATCCTGAAGTTTCCTATGATAGCTATGTGGAATCAAGTGTGGCATCAAATGCTCCAAGCTTGAATCATGGCTACCACCCTGAATCTGTCAGACCTTGGAGCCATTGGATTTCATCATGGGAGAACCGAAGTAGCAGTTCAGTTCAGAAGCCCGTGCCACTTCAGACGAGTCCAGTCTTCAATTTTAATACACAACCAAGAGCAGATGCGAGTTCTGAGATGAGAAGCCGTGATTTTGACCAAGTCTTTTCTTCAGGGTCGAAGGAAACTGCCTTTAATTTTCCATCAGGAAACTCTAACTATCTTAACAACGGCCCAAAAGGGGATGTTACAAATGGTTCTTTCAGTGAG GCTTTGAAGCATCGGAGTCTTGACAACCCTCAAGGACCAAAAAACCAGGAGTGCTTTGCTGGGTTGCCCTGGATAAAACCTAAGCCCCAAAACAATAATGGAATGACCAATGGTGGTTTGGATTTGAATGTGTCTGCAAATCAATTCATGGATGGATGTGATGTGGGTGACAGCTTAGATAATGTATATCCTCACAATGGTGGTTTGAGGTCTGTTTCATGTTCTAATGGCGCCAACTTGGGACATGTTAAAACGGCCGAGTCACAGAGTAGTAGAAAGATATTTGGTGTCCCGATCCCTCAGAAGCATTCTATTTGTGAGGAGCACCCTTTCCTTATTCCTTCTTCTGCCTCTATCACTAATCAACCCAAGAAAGTTAACACCTTGGTGAAGAGAAACCTCGATACCAACCTGCCATGTGAAGCCTCAGTTTCTGAAGCTGTCATCGTGGACaatgaaaaaggtaaaaaagctGCCACTTACAGGCAGCATATTGACTTGAATTTCTGTGCTAACGAGGATGAAGATTCCAGCTTGTGTTCTACTCCAAGAGTGGAAACAAAAGCAACTACTTTGATAGATTTGGAAGCTCCCCCGAATcttgagagtgaagaagaaggggaGAAAATTCCAGAGAAGAGAAGTGAAGACACTTGGGTATCTGAAGCTGGAGATTCAGTAGATGAATTTAGTAAGGCAGCTGCAGAAGCTATAGTCACCATCTCACTGTCTCACCATTGGCCCAATACTGATGAAGCTGCTTCCTCTTCGACCGATGCAGTTGCCAAGGACCCGCTCTCTTGGTTTGTGAACACAATAGCTTCTTGTGGAAATGATTTAGAGAAAAAGATTGCTTGTTTGGAAGCCAGAGATTGTGAAGGCTGCCGTGAAGAATGTTCTTCAGGGGAGTTTGATTATTTCGAGACAATGACTCTGAACTTACCCCagaccaaagaagaagactacATGCCAAAGCCTTTGGTCCCAGAATATCTAAAATTCGATGAGACCGGTTGTATGGGTATCACAGCTAACCGGCCAAGAAGAGGACAAGCAAGACGGGGAAGACCAAGGCGGGATTTCCAAAGGGATATTCTCCCAGGGCTTGCTTCTCTGTCCAGGCTTGAAGTAACCGAAGATCTTCATATGTTTGAGGGACTTATGAAAGCCACATGCTACAACTGGAACTCAGGAGTGGCCCGAAGGAGCTCAAACCGAGGTGGATCTAGCCGAGGAAGAAAACGACTGGTCAGCAACATTGACAGAGCTCCGGTTTGCTCGTCTTTGGCACAGCCAGTTAATAACAACAGTGTACAAATGGTGGGATTGGAAGATAGGAGCCTTACTGGATGGGGAACTGCAACTCGAAGGCCAAGAAGACAAAGATGCCCAGCAAGTACTCCCCCAACTGTGATCTTGACGTAA